A region of Streptomyces sp. TG1A-60 DNA encodes the following proteins:
- a CDS encoding magnesium and cobalt transport protein CorA, whose amino-acid sequence MIVDCAVYHDGHRTEGPDDLSGALAAARASGGFVWIGLHEPTEKEFALVTKEFALHPLAVEDALKAHQRPKLEVYDDSLFMVLKPVAYEPTSDTVTSGEVMVFLGHAFVVTVRHGDGSPLGVVRHRLEQEPELLGKGPTSVLYAITDATVDHYLDVATELQTDLEELEAEVFSPDAGGSRNTASRIYTFKRQVLEFRRATGPLAAPLVRLSGTGSHNTAVPFVDETAQPFFRDVSDHLTRVNESVEGLDRLVSDILSAHLAQMSVRQNDDMRKISAWAAMAAIPTMAAGVYGMNFDHMPELRWTWSYPALIALLAVTELLVYRLFKRRGWL is encoded by the coding sequence GTGATCGTCGACTGCGCCGTCTATCACGACGGCCACCGCACCGAGGGCCCCGACGACCTCTCCGGCGCCCTGGCCGCCGCCCGCGCCTCCGGCGGCTTCGTGTGGATCGGCCTGCACGAGCCGACGGAGAAGGAGTTCGCCCTGGTCACCAAGGAGTTCGCGCTGCATCCGCTGGCCGTGGAGGACGCGCTGAAGGCCCACCAGCGGCCCAAGCTGGAGGTGTACGACGACTCGCTTTTCATGGTCCTCAAGCCGGTCGCGTACGAGCCGACGAGCGACACCGTCACCTCCGGCGAGGTCATGGTCTTCCTCGGCCACGCCTTCGTCGTGACCGTCCGCCACGGCGACGGCTCACCCCTGGGCGTCGTACGCCACCGCCTGGAGCAAGAGCCCGAACTGCTCGGCAAGGGGCCCACGTCCGTGCTGTACGCGATCACCGATGCCACCGTCGACCACTACCTGGACGTGGCGACCGAGCTCCAGACCGACCTGGAGGAACTGGAGGCGGAGGTCTTCTCCCCCGATGCCGGCGGCTCACGGAACACGGCCTCCCGGATCTACACCTTCAAGCGCCAGGTCCTGGAGTTCCGCCGGGCCACCGGCCCCCTCGCCGCACCGCTCGTCCGGCTCTCGGGCACGGGCAGTCACAACACCGCGGTGCCCTTCGTCGACGAGACGGCCCAGCCCTTCTTCCGTGACGTCAGCGACCACCTCACGCGCGTCAACGAGTCCGTCGAGGGCCTGGACCGGCTGGTCTCCGACATCCTGTCCGCGCATCTGGCGCAGATGAGCGTCCGCCAGAACGACGACATGCGGAAGATCTCCGCCTGGGCTGCCATGGCCGCGATCCCCACCATGGCCGCCGGTGTCTACGGCATGAACTTCGATCACATGCCCGAACTCCGCTGGACATGGTCCTACCCGGCGCTGATCGCGCTGTTGGCCGTGACGGAGCTGCTGGTGTACCGGCTCTTCAAGCGGCGGGGCTGGCTGTAG
- a CDS encoding histidine phosphatase family protein produces MPTLILVRHGRSTANTDGVLAGWTPGVALDERGTAQAGALPGRLAGLPIAEVVTSPLQRCRETMRPLLDARPELGPHTDDRIGECHYGDWSGRKLAELKDEPLMEVVQAHPTAARFPGGESMRAMQHRAAEAVREWNERVEREHGADAVYVMCSHGDIIKSLVADALGLHLDLFQRITVEPCSITAIRYTRLRPFLVRLGDTGDLSSLAPREEPPGGDATVGGGAGAP; encoded by the coding sequence ATGCCCACGTTGATCCTTGTCCGGCACGGACGTTCCACCGCCAACACCGATGGAGTGCTCGCCGGGTGGACGCCCGGGGTCGCGCTCGACGAGCGAGGCACCGCGCAGGCCGGGGCGCTGCCCGGCCGCCTCGCCGGGCTGCCGATCGCCGAGGTGGTCACCAGTCCGCTGCAGCGCTGCCGGGAGACGATGCGCCCGCTCCTCGACGCCCGGCCCGAACTCGGCCCGCACACCGACGACCGCATCGGCGAGTGCCACTACGGCGACTGGTCCGGCCGCAAGCTCGCCGAACTGAAGGACGAGCCGCTGATGGAGGTCGTACAGGCCCATCCGACGGCGGCCCGGTTCCCCGGCGGTGAGTCGATGCGCGCCATGCAGCACCGGGCCGCGGAGGCGGTACGGGAGTGGAACGAGCGCGTGGAGCGCGAGCACGGAGCGGACGCCGTGTATGTGATGTGCTCGCACGGCGACATCATCAAGTCGCTCGTGGCGGACGCCCTCGGACTTCATCTGGACCTCTTCCAGCGGATCACTGTCGAACCGTGTTCCATCACCGCGATCCGTTACACACGCCTCAGGCCGTTTCTCGTCCGTCTCGGCGACACCGGGGACCTCTCGTCCCTGGCGCCGCGCGAGGAGCCCCCGGGCGGTGACGCGACCGTCGGGGGCGGTGCGGGAGCACCGTGA
- a CDS encoding DUF3090 domain-containing protein yields the protein MSRQVFLYDPPDRFVAGTVGLPGRRTFFLQASSGQRVTSVALEKAQVAALAERMDELLDEVVRRSGGSAAVPAVAPTEVSDTAPLETPIEEEFRVGTMALAWDGDEQCMIIEAQALVELDADSEEDLAEAEERMLQDEENGPPMLRVRLTGTQARAFAKRALDVVNAGRPPCPLCSLPLDPEGHVCPRQNGYRRGE from the coding sequence GTGTCCCGTCAGGTGTTCCTCTACGACCCCCCGGACCGCTTCGTGGCCGGCACGGTCGGGCTGCCCGGGCGCCGGACCTTCTTCCTGCAGGCCTCCTCAGGGCAGCGTGTCACCAGTGTGGCCCTGGAGAAGGCCCAGGTCGCCGCGCTCGCCGAGCGCATGGACGAACTGCTCGACGAGGTCGTGCGGCGCAGCGGCGGCAGTGCCGCGGTGCCGGCCGTCGCGCCCACCGAGGTGTCGGACACGGCGCCACTGGAAACCCCCATCGAGGAGGAGTTCCGGGTCGGCACCATGGCGTTGGCCTGGGACGGCGACGAGCAGTGCATGATCATCGAGGCGCAGGCCCTGGTCGAGCTGGACGCCGACTCCGAGGAGGACCTGGCCGAGGCGGAGGAGCGGATGCTCCAGGACGAGGAGAACGGCCCGCCGATGCTCCGCGTCCGCCTCACCGGCACGCAGGCCCGGGCCTTCGCCAAGCGCGCCCTCGACGTCGTCAACGCGGGACGGCCGCCGTGCCCTCTGTGCAGCCTGCCGCTCGATCCGGAGGGACACGTATGTCCGCGCCAGAACGGATACCGGCGCGGGGAGTGA
- a CDS encoding SCO1664 family protein has product MSAPERIPARGVTSSASAEPPPARPSVDSPAGPLVELLAEGELTVRGQVREASNAVLYCTVSYEGRQAACVYKPVAGERPLWDFPDGTLAQREVAAYEVSEATGWGLVPPTVLRDGPYGEGMCQLWIEGQPGSELLALMDGEEAGEGWKAVGFAEVGDGRAALLVHADDLRLRRLAVLDAVVNNADRKGGHLLPAAEGRLYGIDHGVTFNVENKLRTLLWGWAGEPLTGEAVEVLRQLRDALGQGGELAAKLSALITPAELDATRERVAALLTSGRHPEPSGEWPAIPWPPV; this is encoded by the coding sequence ATGTCCGCGCCAGAACGGATACCGGCGCGGGGAGTGACCTCCTCCGCCTCCGCCGAGCCGCCACCCGCCCGGCCATCGGTCGATTCGCCGGCCGGGCCGTTGGTCGAACTGCTGGCCGAGGGTGAGCTGACCGTGCGCGGACAGGTGCGGGAGGCGTCCAACGCCGTGCTGTACTGCACGGTCTCGTACGAGGGACGGCAGGCCGCCTGTGTCTACAAGCCCGTCGCAGGGGAGCGGCCCCTGTGGGACTTCCCCGACGGGACGCTGGCGCAGCGGGAGGTGGCCGCGTACGAGGTGTCCGAGGCGACCGGTTGGGGGCTCGTCCCGCCCACCGTGCTGCGGGACGGTCCGTACGGCGAGGGCATGTGCCAGTTGTGGATCGAGGGCCAGCCCGGGTCCGAGCTGCTGGCGCTGATGGACGGCGAGGAGGCCGGGGAGGGCTGGAAGGCCGTCGGATTCGCCGAGGTCGGGGACGGGAGGGCCGCGCTTCTCGTGCACGCCGACGATCTGCGGCTGCGCCGGCTCGCCGTCCTCGACGCGGTCGTCAACAACGCCGACCGCAAGGGCGGGCATCTGCTCCCCGCCGCCGAGGGGCGGTTGTACGGTATCGACCACGGGGTCACCTTCAACGTCGAGAACAAGCTGCGGACGTTGTTGTGGGGATGGGCCGGGGAGCCGCTCACCGGTGAGGCCGTCGAGGTGCTGCGGCAGCTGCGGGACGCGCTCGGTCAGGGCGGGGAGCTGGCGGCGAAGCTGTCGGCACTGATCACACCGGCCGAGCTGGACGCCACGCGGGAGCGGGTCGCCGCGCTCCTGACGAGCGGACGGCACCCGGAGCCGAGCGGCGAGTGGCCGGCGATCCCGTGGCCACCGGTCTGA
- the mshC gene encoding cysteine--1-D-myo-inosityl 2-amino-2-deoxy-alpha-D-glucopyranoside ligase translates to MYAWPASEVPALPGKGRDLRIHDTATDGLVTLAPGPVARIYVCGITPYDATHIGHAATYNAFDLVQRVWLDTKRQVHYVQNVTDVDDPLLERAARDAIDWVALAEKETALFREDMTALRMLPPRHYIGAVEAIPGIVPLVERLRDSGAAYELEGDIYFSVESDPDFGKVSGLDAAAMRLLSAERGGDPDRAGKKNPLDPMLWTAAREGEPSWDGGSLGRGRPGWHIECVAIALDHLGMGFDVQGGGSDLAFPHHEMGASHAQALTGEFPMAKAYVHAGMVALHGEKMSKSKGNLVFVSKLRRDGVDPAAIRLALLAHHYRADWEWTDQVLQDAVARLDRWRAAVSRPDGPPAEALVEEIRQALSNDLAAPAALAAVDRWAAFQQEHGGTDEGAPGVVSRAVDALLGVAL, encoded by the coding sequence ATGTATGCCTGGCCCGCTTCTGAGGTCCCCGCCCTGCCCGGCAAGGGCCGCGACCTTCGGATCCACGACACCGCGACCGATGGGCTCGTCACCCTCGCCCCCGGTCCCGTCGCCCGTATCTACGTGTGCGGTATCACCCCGTACGACGCGACCCACATAGGTCACGCGGCGACCTACAACGCGTTCGACCTCGTACAGCGCGTGTGGCTCGACACCAAGCGGCAGGTTCACTACGTCCAGAACGTGACGGACGTCGACGACCCCCTGCTGGAACGGGCCGCGCGCGACGCCATCGACTGGGTGGCCCTCGCCGAGAAGGAGACCGCCCTCTTCCGTGAGGACATGACCGCCCTGCGGATGCTGCCCCCGCGGCACTACATCGGCGCGGTCGAGGCCATCCCCGGCATCGTTCCGCTCGTCGAGCGGCTCAGGGACTCCGGCGCCGCGTACGAACTCGAAGGGGACATCTACTTCTCCGTCGAGTCCGACCCCGACTTCGGCAAGGTGTCGGGCCTCGACGCCGCCGCGATGCGGCTGCTGTCCGCCGAGCGCGGCGGGGACCCGGACCGGGCCGGGAAGAAGAACCCGCTCGACCCGATGCTCTGGACGGCCGCGCGGGAGGGCGAACCCAGCTGGGACGGCGGCTCCCTCGGGCGCGGCCGTCCCGGCTGGCACATCGAGTGCGTCGCCATCGCCCTCGACCACCTGGGCATGGGCTTCGACGTACAGGGCGGCGGTTCCGACCTCGCCTTCCCGCACCACGAGATGGGCGCCTCGCACGCGCAGGCGCTGACCGGCGAGTTCCCCATGGCCAAGGCGTACGTCCACGCCGGCATGGTCGCGCTGCACGGCGAGAAGATGTCGAAGTCCAAGGGCAACCTGGTCTTCGTCTCCAAGCTGCGCCGCGACGGGGTCGACCCGGCCGCGATACGGCTCGCGCTCCTCGCCCACCACTACCGGGCCGACTGGGAGTGGACCGACCAGGTGCTCCAGGACGCCGTGGCCCGGCTCGACCGGTGGCGCGCCGCCGTCTCCCGGCCCGACGGACCGCCCGCCGAGGCCCTGGTCGAGGAGATCCGCCAGGCCCTCTCGAACGACCTGGCCGCGCCGGCGGCGCTCGCCGCGGTCGACCGCTGGGCCGCGTTCCAGCAGGAGCATGGCGGTACGGACGAGGGCGCACCCGGCGTCGTGTCGCGTGCCGTGGACGCCCTCCTCGGCGTGGCCCTGTGA
- a CDS encoding superoxide dismutase — protein sequence MAPPQPAPARHIGRRRLLTTSAATAGALLVGSSAATASATEHPWPDVIPLPDGFRPEGITIGGGPYAYLGSLGDGSIYRADLRTGEGRIISKGPGTPSVGLELDDRGRLFVAGRGQGARVVDARTGEIIASYVLTTKTPTFANDVFLTPKAAWFTDSYQPALYALPLGRHGRLPDPDEVVAVTLSGDWSQTPGEVVNANGITRTPDGRALLVVQSGVGGLHRVNPRTGVTELVDLGGAAPLTNGDGLLLLGRRLYVVQNRQNAIDVFRLAEDGRSGIFEGRLTDAHFDVPTTVAAHRKRLYLPNARFTTTPTPDTTYSLVAVKR from the coding sequence GTGGCACCCCCGCAACCCGCCCCCGCTCGTCACATCGGTCGGCGCCGACTGCTCACGACCTCGGCCGCCACCGCAGGCGCCCTGCTCGTCGGATCGTCGGCCGCGACCGCCTCGGCCACCGAACACCCGTGGCCCGACGTCATCCCGCTGCCCGACGGCTTCCGCCCCGAGGGCATCACCATCGGCGGCGGCCCCTACGCCTACCTGGGCTCCCTCGGTGACGGTTCCATCTACCGCGCCGACCTGCGCACCGGTGAGGGCCGCATCATCTCCAAGGGCCCCGGTACGCCTTCCGTCGGGCTCGAACTCGACGACCGGGGACGGCTGTTCGTCGCAGGGCGCGGTCAGGGCGCGCGGGTGGTGGACGCGCGCACCGGCGAGATCATCGCGTCGTACGTGCTCACCACGAAGACGCCGACCTTCGCCAACGACGTCTTCCTCACCCCGAAGGCCGCCTGGTTCACCGACTCCTACCAGCCCGCCCTGTATGCCCTGCCGCTCGGCCGCCACGGCCGGCTGCCGGATCCGGACGAGGTCGTCGCGGTCACCCTGAGCGGCGACTGGAGCCAGACTCCCGGCGAGGTCGTCAACGCCAACGGCATCACCCGGACCCCGGACGGCAGGGCCCTGCTGGTCGTGCAGTCCGGCGTCGGCGGACTGCACCGGGTCAACCCGAGGACCGGAGTCACCGAACTCGTCGACCTCGGCGGCGCGGCCCCCCTCACCAACGGCGACGGGCTGCTGCTCCTCGGACGGCGGCTGTACGTGGTCCAGAACCGCCAGAACGCCATCGACGTGTTCAGGCTCGCCGAGGACGGCCGCAGCGGCATCTTCGAGGGCCGCCTCACGGACGCGCACTTCGACGTCCCGACGACTGTCGCGGCCCACAGGAAGCGCCTCTACCTGCCCAACGCCCGCTTCACGACGACCCCGACCCCGGACACGACCTACTCGCTGGTGGCAGTGAAGCGCTGA
- a CDS encoding PAC2 family protein, with protein sequence MIELEGVPELIDPVMVAAFEGWNDAGDAASTAVAHLDKEWKGEVFAALDAEDYYDFQVNRPTVWLDGGVRKITWPTTRLSVVRVGGDKPRDLVLVRGIEPSMRWRSFCNELLGFAHELGVELVVVLGALLGDTPHTRPVPVSGVTSDPDLAQRMNLEETKYEGPTGIVGILQEACTHAGVPAVSLWAAVPHYVSQPPNPKATLALLNRLEDLIDVRIPLGELPEDARAWQVGVDQLASEDSEVAEYVQTLEEARDTAELPEASGEAIAREFERYLRHRDGGPGGGPGGSAGGHATADGGDTGAGAWNPKDNPSGRPRPPKPPRAGGEDEESSED encoded by the coding sequence GTGATCGAGCTGGAGGGGGTTCCCGAGCTGATCGACCCAGTGATGGTGGCCGCGTTCGAAGGCTGGAACGACGCCGGCGACGCCGCCTCCACCGCGGTCGCGCATCTGGACAAGGAATGGAAGGGCGAGGTGTTCGCGGCGCTGGACGCCGAGGACTACTACGACTTCCAGGTCAACCGCCCCACCGTGTGGCTGGACGGCGGAGTACGGAAGATCACCTGGCCGACGACAAGGTTGTCGGTCGTCCGGGTCGGTGGCGACAAGCCCCGCGATCTCGTACTCGTCCGAGGTATCGAACCGTCGATGCGCTGGCGCTCGTTCTGCAACGAACTGCTGGGCTTCGCCCACGAGCTGGGCGTGGAGCTGGTGGTCGTCCTGGGCGCGCTGCTCGGCGACACCCCGCACACGCGTCCGGTGCCGGTCAGCGGTGTCACGTCCGACCCGGATCTGGCGCAGCGCATGAACCTGGAGGAGACCAAGTACGAGGGCCCCACGGGCATCGTCGGCATCCTCCAGGAGGCGTGCACGCACGCGGGTGTCCCTGCGGTCTCGCTCTGGGCCGCCGTGCCGCACTACGTGTCGCAGCCGCCCAACCCGAAGGCGACCCTGGCCCTCCTGAACCGCCTGGAGGATCTGATCGACGTGCGCATCCCGCTGGGCGAGCTGCCCGAGGACGCGCGCGCCTGGCAGGTGGGCGTGGACCAGTTGGCCTCCGAGGACAGCGAGGTCGCGGAGTACGTGCAGACGCTGGAGGAGGCCCGGGACACCGCGGAGCTGCCCGAGGCGTCGGGTGAGGCCATCGCACGAGAGTTCGAGCGGTATCTCAGGCACCGCGACGGTGGTCCCGGCGGCGGCCCCGGCGGATCGGCAGGGGGCCACGCCACGGCTGACGGGGGCGACACGGGGGCCGGCGCGTGGAATCCGAAAGACAATCCCAGTGGCCGCCCGCGACCGCCGAAGCCCCCGCGCGCCGGCGGCGAGGACGAGGAATCGTCGGAGGACTGA
- a CDS encoding FadR/GntR family transcriptional regulator yields the protein MAVTDEAIEKIKGMIVSGALRPGDRLPKESELAADLGLSRNSLREAVRALSLIRILDVRQGDGTYVTSLDPQLLLEAMSFVVDFHRDDTVLEFLAVRRILEPAATAMAALRISEQQLDALGAQLDKLGTDPSVEELVACDLEFHRGIVQSSGNSVLCSLLDGLSGPTTRARSWRGLTQEDAVSRTLHEHRAILAALRDRDADAARSWATVHIASVEQWLRSSL from the coding sequence GTGGCAGTCACCGACGAGGCGATCGAGAAGATCAAGGGCATGATCGTCTCTGGCGCGCTGCGCCCCGGCGACCGACTCCCGAAGGAGAGCGAGCTCGCCGCCGATCTCGGGCTGTCCCGCAACTCCCTGCGCGAGGCGGTGCGCGCCCTGTCGTTGATCCGCATCCTGGACGTACGGCAGGGCGACGGCACCTATGTCACCAGCCTGGACCCCCAACTCCTTCTGGAGGCGATGAGTTTCGTCGTCGACTTCCATCGCGACGACACGGTCCTGGAGTTCCTCGCCGTACGGCGCATACTGGAACCGGCGGCGACCGCGATGGCTGCCCTGCGCATCAGCGAGCAGCAACTGGACGCTCTGGGTGCCCAGTTGGACAAGCTCGGCACCGACCCGTCGGTGGAGGAGCTGGTCGCGTGCGATCTGGAGTTCCACAGAGGCATCGTGCAGAGTTCCGGGAACTCCGTGCTCTGCTCGCTTCTTGACGGGTTGTCGGGCCCGACCACCCGGGCCCGCAGCTGGCGCGGCCTGACCCAGGAGGACGCCGTCAGCCGCACCCTGCACGAGCATCGCGCCATCCTGGCCGCCCTCCGCGACCGCGACGCCGACGCCGCGCGCTCCTGGGCGACGGTGCATATCGCGAGCGTGGAGCAGTGGCTGCGGTCCTCGCTGTGA
- a CDS encoding glycerol-3-phosphate dehydrogenase/oxidase → MTSQSTLQTLPALGTHPASGSNPSRAGTREQLSKASYDLLVIGGGILGISTAWHAAQSGLRVALVDAGDFAGATSSASSKLLHGGLRYLQTGAVKLVAENHFERRAVSRQVAPHLANPLTFYLPVYKGGPHGAAKLGAGVFAYSALSAFGDGVGHLRSPAKAAQDVPELRTENLKAVAVYGDDQMNDSRMALMTVRGAVESGAVVLNHAEVTGLRFTKGRVTGAELRDRLTGDEFGVGARLVLNATGPWVDHLRKMEDPNAAPSIRLSKGAHLVLKRTAPWKAALATPIDKYRITFALPWEDMLLLGTTDEAYEGDPADVAVDDKDIAQILDEAAFSIRDQQLDRELITYAFAGLRVLPGGPGDTAKAKRETVVTEGRGGMLSVAGGKWTTFRHIGRTIMKKLEALPGHPLGEDFEPVSALPKRLPLPGVANPRAVAHRLLVDRPAPGPRMGADTARHLATHYGSLAFDIARLANENPELGERVHPDAPEIWAQVVYARDTEWAETADDVLRRRTTLTIRGLATDDVRAKVQNLLDRK, encoded by the coding sequence ATGACCAGTCAGTCCACCCTGCAGACCCTGCCTGCCCTGGGGACGCACCCGGCGTCCGGCTCGAACCCGAGCCGAGCCGGAACCCGGGAGCAGCTCTCCAAGGCGTCGTACGACCTTCTCGTGATCGGCGGCGGCATCCTGGGCATCTCCACCGCCTGGCACGCCGCGCAGTCCGGGCTCAGGGTGGCGCTGGTCGACGCCGGCGACTTCGCCGGTGCCACCTCTTCCGCCTCCTCCAAGCTGCTCCACGGCGGTCTGCGCTATCTGCAGACCGGCGCGGTGAAACTGGTGGCGGAGAACCACTTCGAGCGCCGTGCGGTCTCCCGCCAGGTGGCCCCCCACCTGGCGAACCCGCTCACGTTCTACCTCCCCGTGTACAAGGGCGGGCCGCACGGCGCGGCGAAGCTCGGAGCGGGCGTCTTCGCCTACTCCGCGCTGTCGGCGTTCGGTGACGGCGTCGGCCACCTGCGCTCCCCCGCCAAGGCCGCGCAGGACGTGCCCGAGCTGCGCACCGAGAACCTGAAGGCCGTGGCCGTGTACGGCGACGACCAGATGAACGACTCCCGGATGGCGCTGATGACGGTCCGCGGGGCCGTCGAGTCCGGTGCGGTGGTGCTCAACCACGCCGAGGTCACCGGGCTGCGCTTCACCAAGGGGCGGGTCACCGGTGCCGAGCTGCGCGACCGGCTCACCGGCGACGAGTTCGGGGTCGGCGCGCGGCTGGTGCTGAACGCGACCGGGCCGTGGGTCGACCACCTGCGCAAGATGGAGGACCCGAACGCGGCTCCGTCCATCCGGCTGTCCAAGGGCGCCCACCTGGTGCTGAAGCGGACGGCTCCGTGGAAGGCCGCGCTCGCCACCCCCATCGACAAGTACCGCATCACCTTCGCCCTCCCCTGGGAGGACATGCTGCTGCTCGGCACGACCGACGAGGCGTACGAGGGCGACCCGGCGGACGTCGCTGTCGACGACAAGGACATAGCCCAGATCCTGGACGAGGCCGCGTTCTCCATCCGGGACCAGCAGCTCGACCGTGAGCTGATCACGTACGCCTTCGCGGGGCTGCGGGTGCTGCCGGGCGGGCCCGGCGACACCGCCAAGGCCAAGCGCGAAACGGTCGTCACCGAGGGCCGGGGCGGCATGCTGTCCGTCGCGGGCGGCAAGTGGACGACCTTCCGGCACATCGGGCGCACGATCATGAAGAAGCTGGAGGCGCTGCCGGGACATCCGCTGGGCGAGGACTTCGAGCCGGTCTCCGCGCTGCCGAAGAGGTTGCCGCTGCCGGGGGTCGCCAACCCGCGCGCGGTCGCCCACCGGCTGCTCGTCGACCGCCCCGCGCCCGGCCCCCGTATGGGCGCCGACACGGCGCGGCACCTGGCCACCCACTACGGTTCGCTCGCCTTCGACATCGCCCGCCTCGCCAATGAGAACCCCGAGCTGGGCGAGCGGGTCCACCCGGACGCCCCCGAGATCTGGGCGCAGGTCGTCTACGCCCGTGACACCGAGTGGGCCGAGACGGCCGACGACGTGCTGCGCCGCCGGACGACCCTGACGATCCGCGGGCTGGCCACGGACGACGTCCGGGCGAAGGTGCAGAACCTGCTCGACCGGAAGTAG
- the glpK gene encoding glycerol kinase GlpK — protein sequence MTDAHTAGIASHGHGPFIAAIDQGTTSSRCIVFDRDGRIVSVDQKEHEQIFPKPGWVEHDATEIWTNVQEVVAGAIEKAGITRDDIKAIGITNQRETTLLWDKNTGEPVHNAIVWQDTRTDALCRELGRNVGQDRFRRETGLPLASYFAGPKARWLLDNVEGLRERAEAGDILFGTMDSWVIWNLTGGVDGGRHVTDVTNASRTMLMNLHTLEWDPKIAESIGVPVSMLPEIRSSAEVYGEITGGKLGDLLGGIPVASALGDQQAALFGQTCFAEGEAKSTYGTGTFMLMNTGEKIINSYSGLLTTVGYRIGDQKPVYALEGSIAVTGSLVQWMRDQMGLISTAAEIETLALSVEDNGGAYFVPAFSGLFAPYWRSDARGVIAGLTRYVTKAHLARAVLEATAWQTREITDAMTKDSGVELAALKVDGGMTSNNLLMQTLSDFLDAPVVRPMVAETTCLGAAYAAGLAVGFWTSTDDLRANWRRAAEWTPRMDAEIRDREYKSWLKAVERTMGWLEDEN from the coding sequence GTGACCGACGCCCACACCGCCGGCATCGCATCCCACGGCCATGGGCCGTTCATCGCCGCCATCGACCAGGGGACCACGTCCAGCCGCTGCATCGTGTTCGACCGGGACGGCCGTATCGTCTCCGTCGACCAGAAGGAGCACGAGCAGATCTTCCCGAAGCCGGGCTGGGTCGAGCACGACGCCACCGAGATCTGGACGAACGTCCAGGAGGTCGTCGCCGGAGCCATCGAGAAGGCCGGCATCACCCGTGACGACATCAAGGCCATCGGCATCACCAACCAGCGTGAGACCACGCTGCTCTGGGACAAGAACACCGGTGAGCCCGTCCACAACGCCATCGTCTGGCAGGACACCCGCACCGACGCGCTCTGCAGGGAACTCGGCCGCAACGTCGGCCAGGACCGCTTCCGCCGCGAGACCGGCCTGCCGCTGGCGAGCTACTTCGCCGGTCCCAAGGCCCGCTGGCTGCTGGACAACGTCGAGGGCCTGCGTGAGCGCGCCGAGGCCGGCGACATCCTCTTCGGCACCATGGACAGCTGGGTCATCTGGAACCTGACCGGCGGCGTCGACGGCGGCAGGCACGTCACCGACGTCACCAACGCCTCCCGCACCATGCTGATGAACCTCCACACCCTGGAGTGGGACCCGAAGATCGCCGAGTCCATCGGCGTCCCGGTGTCGATGCTGCCGGAGATCCGTTCCTCCGCCGAGGTGTACGGCGAGATCACCGGCGGCAAGCTGGGCGACCTGCTCGGCGGCATCCCGGTCGCGTCCGCGCTCGGCGACCAGCAGGCGGCCCTGTTCGGCCAGACCTGTTTCGCCGAGGGCGAGGCCAAGTCCACGTACGGCACCGGCACGTTCATGCTGATGAACACCGGCGAGAAGATCATCAACTCGTACTCCGGGCTGCTGACCACGGTGGGCTACCGCATCGGTGACCAGAAGCCGGTCTACGCCCTTGAGGGCTCGATCGCCGTCACCGGTTCGCTGGTGCAGTGGATGCGCGACCAGATGGGGCTCATCTCCACCGCCGCCGAGATCGAGACGCTCGCCCTCTCGGTCGAGGACAACGGCGGCGCGTACTTCGTGCCGGCCTTCTCCGGTCTGTTCGCCCCGTACTGGCGTTCCGACGCCCGCGGTGTGATCGCCGGTCTCACCCGGTACGTCACCAAGGCGCACCTCGCGCGGGCCGTCCTGGAGGCCACGGCCTGGCAGACCCGTGAGATCACCGACGCCATGACCAAGGACTCCGGCGTCGAACTCGCGGCCCTCAAGGTCGACGGCGGCATGACCTCCAACAACCTGCTGATGCAGACCCTCTCGGACTTCCTGGACGCCCCCGTGGTGCGCCCCATGGTCGCCGAGACCACCTGCCTCGGCGCCGCCTACGCCGCCGGTCTCGCCGTCGGCTTCTGGACCAGCACCGACGACCTGCGTGCCAACTGGCGCCGGGCCGCCGAGTGGACCCCCCGCATGGACGCGGAGATCCGCGACCGTGAGTACAAGAGCTGGCTCAAGGCCGTCGAGCGGACCATGGGCTGGCTCGAGGACGAGAACTGA